The region TATGGAGCAATTTCACGGCACGACGATCGTCTCCGTGCGCCGCGGCGACAAGGTCGCGCTCGGCGGCGACGGCCAGGTGACACTGGGCAACATCGTCATGAAGGGTGGCGCGAAGAAAGTCCGGCGCATCTATAACGGCAAAGTGCTGGTCGGCTTCGCAGGCGGCACGGCCGACGCCTTCTCGCTGCTCGACCGCTTCGAAGCGAAGCTGGAAAAACATCAGGGCAATCTGACGCGCGCGGCCGTCGAACTCGCGAAAGACTGGCGCACCGACCGCATGCTACGCCGCCTCGAAGCAATGCTGATCGCCGCCGACGCGACCACTACCCTCGTCATCACCGGTAACGGCGACGTACTGGACCCGGAAGGCGGTATCTGCGCAATCGGTTCGGGCGGCGCCTACGCGCAAGCCGCTGCGAAAGCGCTCGCCGACAACACTGAGATGTCGCCGCGCGAAATCGTGGAGAAGTCGCTGGAGATTGCCGGCGACATGTGCATCTATACGAACCATAACCGCGTCATCGAGACGATCGAGTAAGGACCCACGATGAGCACCATGACCCCTGCCGAGATCGTCTCGGAACTCGACAAGCACATCATCGGCCAAGGCCGCGCTAAGAAAGCAGTGGCGGTGGCATTGCGCAACCGCTGGCGCCGTCAGCAGGTCGAGGAACCGCTGCGCCAGGAAATCACGCCGAAGAACATTCTGATGATCGGACCGACCGGCGTCGGCAAAACCGAAATCGCGCGGCGCCTGGCGAAACTGGCCGACGCGCCGTTCATCAAGATCGAAGCCACCAAGTTCACAGAAGTCGGCTATGTAGGTCGCGACGTCGACAGCATCGTGCGCGATCTGATGGAGATTTCGATCAAGCAGACGCGCGAAACGGAAATGCGCAAAGTGCGGACCAAAGCCGAAGATCAAGCCGAAGACCGCATCCTCGACATCCTGCTGCCCACCGCGCGCCCGGTCGGTTTCGGCGCGAGTTCGAGCGCCGCGGACACCGTGGATGAAAGCAGCCCGACGCGTCAGACCTTCCGCAAGCGTCTGCGCGAAGGCCTGCTCGACGACAAGGAAATCGAACTCGACGTCGAGCAGCCGCAAGTCGGCATGGACATCATGGGGCCGCCGGGCATGGAAGACATGACCGAGCAGATCCGCTCGATGTTCGCCAACATCGGCGGCGGCAAGAAAACGCGCCGCAAGATGAAGGTGAAGGAAGCGCTGAAAGTCCTCACCGACGAAGAAGCCGGCAAGATGCTCAACGACGAAGATGTGAAAACCAAGGCGGTGCAGAACGTCGAGCAGAACGGCATCGTGTTTCTGGATGAGATCGACAAGATCGCGTCGCGTAACGAAGTGGGCGGCGGCGAGGTGTCGCGCCAGGGCGTGCAGCGCGATCTGTTGCCGCTCGTCGAAGGCACCACGATCAGCACCAAGTACGGCATGGTGAAGACCGATCACATCCTGTTCATCGCGAGCGGCGCGTTTCATCTGGCGAAGCCGAGCGATCTGATTCCGGAACTGCAAGGTCGTTTCCCGATTCGGGTCGAACTGGATTCGCTGTCGGTCGGCGATTTCGAGTCGATCCTGGTTGCGACCGACGCGAGCCTCGTCAAGCAATACCAGGCGCTGCTCGAAACCGAAGACGTGCACCTCGAATTCGGCGACGACAGCATTCGCCGTCTCGCCGAGATCGCTTTCGCTGTGAACGAGAAAACCGAGAATATCGGCGCGCGCCGCCTGTACACGGTGATCGAAAAGCTGCTCGAAGAAGTCTCGTTCTCGGCCGGCAATCATTCGGGCACGACGGTGAAAATCGATGCGTCATATGTCGACCGCGCGCTGAATGAAGTGGCCGAAGACGAAGACCTCTCGCGCTACGTGCTGTGAAGTCGCATCTGCCGCCGTGCATGCCACATTACAGCCGTACGCCTCGCCGGATCCACATCATGTGTGAAGCGTAAAAAACGGGCTGCCTTGTAAAAGGCAGCCCGTTTTGCTTTCTGGCCTGCGAACGAAAGACCCAGCGCTTACTGCTTGACCGGCCGCTTGGCCAACTTGCGCTGCAGCGTTCGACGATGCATGTTCAACGCGCGCGCGGTGGCCGAAATATTACCGCCATGCTCAGCGAGCACGCGTTGAATATGCTCCCATTCGAGACGCGCGACCGACAACGGCGTGGGATGCTCGATCGCCTCTTCGGCTTGCAACGCGCTCGCTTCGCTTTGCAGCGCCGACAAAATCGTTTCGACGTTCGCCGGCTTCGCCAGATAGTTATCGGCGCCGTCTTTCACCGCTTGCACCGCGGTCGCAATGCTCGCGTACCCGGTCAGCACCAGCATCCGCGCGTCCGGCTGCAAGTCGCGCAGCGGCGCGACGAGCGTGAGGCCCGAGTCGTTGCCGAGATGCAGGTCCACCGTGATCTGGCTGAACTTCTGCTGGTTCGCGAGCTTGATCGCCTCGTCCGCGTTGTGCGCTTCGGCCACCGTGTAGCCGCGCCGCGTCAGACCGCGGGCGAGGATGCCGGAGAACACCTCATCGTCGTCGATCACCAGAAAATTCATATCGCTCATGCCTGTTTCTCCGTGTTGGATGGCGCGGCGCCGCGACGGCCCGTGCCGGATAATTTGCGCGCCGCGAGCGGTAGCCGCAGCACTGCGCGCGTGCCACGTGGCTTGTTCTCACTCACGTCGGTCAATTCGATCGAACCGCCCAGGCGCGCCGCCGCTGAAAACGCCAGATAAAGACCCACGCCGTGCCCGCCCTGCGTACTGTCGACCGGCATCGCGCCGAGTGAACCGCGCAACGCCGGCGGAATACCTGGGCCCGCGTCGCATACTTCGAATTCGATCTGGTCGCCTTGCTTCGCGAGCGTACATGCCAGCGTCACATGATCGCGGCTCGCACGCGCCGCGTTGTCCAGCAAAATCGTGAGAATTTGACTGACGGCAACCGTGTCGTCAAGACTGACCTCCGCGGGCGGCACGCCGAGCCGCTCGAATTTCACATGCGGATGGCGCAAGCGCCATTGCTCTCCGAACGACTCGAGCCACTCGGCGACCGGTTGCCGGTTGCTCGACGTCGATGCGCGGCTGCGCAGCCGGGCAAGTGCCGAGGTGCACAACGTCATTTGCTGTTCGAGCAGTTCGAGATCGGCGGTATAGGGCGCGAGGCCCCGATCCGTGCGCGCGGCGTCGCGCAATTCTTCGGACAGCATTGCAATAGTAGACAGCGGCGTGCCGATTTCGTGCGCGACGGTGGCGGCCTGCACGCCGAGTGCGACGGCGCGCTCGTCTTGCAGCAAGCGCTGCTGGGCCTCGCCAAGCGCTGCGTCACGTAGCCGCAGAGCCCGCGACATACGCGCCACGAACCACGCAATCAAGCCAACGCTGACCATGAAGTTCACCCACATGCCTGCGCGATAGTAATCGAACAGGTTGGCGGGGTTATCGAGATTAAGCGGCACCGAATCGAAACCAAGCACGGCGTAGCAGGCCACCGCGAAGGCGGCGAGCCACGCCATCAGACGCCACGGCAACACGGCCGCGGCAATCGCGAGAGACGGCAAATACAGCGAGACAAAGGGATTGGTCGTGCCGCCGGACAGAAACAGCAGCGCCGACAACGCACCCAGATCGACCCAGATCTGGCCGAACAATTCGAGATTTGACTCGGGCCGCTGCTGCGAGACTCGCCACCATGTGAGGCCGTTGAAGATCACTTCGAGCGAGATCACGAGCAACATCGCGGGCAACGGCAGGTGCACGCCGATGAAGGTCTGCACGAACGCGATCGTCATCAGTTGGCCGATGATGGCGAGGCTGCGCAGCCAGAACAGATGACCGAGATTGACCCGGCCGGTGTTGGTAATACGATGCATGACGTCAGTTTACCTGTTCGGAATTGTCGG is a window of Paraburkholderia sp. IMGN_8 DNA encoding:
- the hslV gene encoding ATP-dependent protease subunit HslV codes for the protein MEQFHGTTIVSVRRGDKVALGGDGQVTLGNIVMKGGAKKVRRIYNGKVLVGFAGGTADAFSLLDRFEAKLEKHQGNLTRAAVELAKDWRTDRMLRRLEAMLIAADATTTLVITGNGDVLDPEGGICAIGSGGAYAQAAAKALADNTEMSPREIVEKSLEIAGDMCIYTNHNRVIETIE
- a CDS encoding response regulator transcription factor, with the translated sequence MSDMNFLVIDDDEVFSGILARGLTRRGYTVAEAHNADEAIKLANQQKFSQITVDLHLGNDSGLTLVAPLRDLQPDARMLVLTGYASIATAVQAVKDGADNYLAKPANVETILSALQSEASALQAEEAIEHPTPLSVARLEWEHIQRVLAEHGGNISATARALNMHRRTLQRKLAKRPVKQ
- a CDS encoding ATP-binding protein; translated protein: MHRITNTGRVNLGHLFWLRSLAIIGQLMTIAFVQTFIGVHLPLPAMLLVISLEVIFNGLTWWRVSQQRPESNLELFGQIWVDLGALSALLFLSGGTTNPFVSLYLPSLAIAAAVLPWRLMAWLAAFAVACYAVLGFDSVPLNLDNPANLFDYYRAGMWVNFMVSVGLIAWFVARMSRALRLRDAALGEAQQRLLQDERAVALGVQAATVAHEIGTPLSTIAMLSEELRDAARTDRGLAPYTADLELLEQQMTLCTSALARLRSRASTSSNRQPVAEWLESFGEQWRLRHPHVKFERLGVPPAEVSLDDTVAVSQILTILLDNAARASRDHVTLACTLAKQGDQIEFEVCDAGPGIPPALRGSLGAMPVDSTQGGHGVGLYLAFSAAARLGGSIELTDVSENKPRGTRAVLRLPLAARKLSGTGRRGAAPSNTEKQA
- the hslU gene encoding ATP-dependent protease ATPase subunit HslU, with amino-acid sequence MSTMTPAEIVSELDKHIIGQGRAKKAVAVALRNRWRRQQVEEPLRQEITPKNILMIGPTGVGKTEIARRLAKLADAPFIKIEATKFTEVGYVGRDVDSIVRDLMEISIKQTRETEMRKVRTKAEDQAEDRILDILLPTARPVGFGASSSAADTVDESSPTRQTFRKRLREGLLDDKEIELDVEQPQVGMDIMGPPGMEDMTEQIRSMFANIGGGKKTRRKMKVKEALKVLTDEEAGKMLNDEDVKTKAVQNVEQNGIVFLDEIDKIASRNEVGGGEVSRQGVQRDLLPLVEGTTISTKYGMVKTDHILFIASGAFHLAKPSDLIPELQGRFPIRVELDSLSVGDFESILVATDASLVKQYQALLETEDVHLEFGDDSIRRLAEIAFAVNEKTENIGARRLYTVIEKLLEEVSFSAGNHSGTTVKIDASYVDRALNEVAEDEDLSRYVL